A stretch of the Streptomyces venezuelae genome encodes the following:
- a CDS encoding HEAT repeat domain-containing protein, which produces MTDSESARITRILSGLPAAARELLLETDWESLQHAYGSGEDIPVSLCSLLDEDSEVRSEALAALDMGVLHQGSLYTVTAPAALFVAAVLDHPMCLAEHEGHFPWDDGPPRSLRAALLVWLGQVAESAAYGEDPVRDRTDWQWAPWHEETRREHDLEELAALQACREIRPTLYDAVEPFLSSPDPHVREAALGAAMPLLLAPGLADRVPLAATLLRARLGPVAGRRERASVARALGVWGVDTSDLLADSDPAVRVCAALGPAHVDRPRALAVLLDALRDPRTTDGWFPEPLPGLDGWFRFTVLRSALALAETFEEVAPVAVAIVAAGGASVTDHERGPILLRAFAGGYAPTHPLTPAQRNLLRAFVDTDEATGGIAGNVLWFRAAGLPENREGIAALL; this is translated from the coding sequence ATGACGGATAGCGAGAGTGCCCGCATAACGCGGATCCTGAGCGGGCTGCCGGCAGCCGCCCGGGAACTGCTGTTGGAGACAGACTGGGAGTCTCTCCAGCACGCCTACGGCTCCGGCGAGGACATACCCGTCTCCCTGTGCTCCCTCCTGGACGAAGATTCCGAGGTTCGGTCAGAGGCGTTGGCCGCGTTGGACATGGGCGTGCTGCACCAGGGCTCGCTGTACACCGTCACCGCGCCCGCGGCACTGTTCGTCGCCGCAGTCCTCGACCACCCCATGTGCCTCGCCGAACACGAGGGGCACTTCCCGTGGGACGACGGGCCGCCGCGCAGCTTGCGGGCCGCCCTCTTGGTCTGGCTGGGGCAGGTTGCCGAATCTGCGGCCTACGGGGAGGATCCGGTGCGCGACCGCACCGACTGGCAATGGGCGCCCTGGCACGAGGAGACGCGACGCGAGCACGACCTGGAGGAACTCGCAGCACTGCAGGCGTGCCGGGAGATACGCCCCACCCTCTACGACGCCGTCGAGCCGTTCCTCTCCTCTCCCGATCCCCACGTCCGCGAGGCCGCACTCGGCGCAGCCATGCCACTTCTCCTCGCCCCAGGGCTCGCCGACCGGGTGCCGCTGGCCGCCACGCTGCTGCGGGCACGGCTAGGTCCCGTGGCGGGGCGACGGGAGCGAGCGAGTGTGGCGCGGGCGCTCGGCGTATGGGGGGTGGACACCTCCGACCTGCTCGCCGACTCCGACCCAGCTGTGCGGGTCTGCGCCGCGCTCGGTCCCGCCCATGTTGATCGGCCACGCGCTCTCGCCGTCCTCCTCGACGCCCTGCGGGACCCGCGAACGACGGACGGCTGGTTCCCCGAGCCACTGCCCGGGCTCGACGGGTGGTTCCGGTTCACCGTGCTGCGCTCCGCGCTCGCCCTGGCCGAAACCTTCGAGGAGGTGGCACCAGTGGCGGTCGCCATCGTGGCCGCCGGCGGCGCGTCGGTCACCGACCACGAACGCGGGCCGATCCTGCTCAGAGCCTTTGCCGGTGGGTACGCCCCGACCCACCCGCTCACCCCCGCCCAACGCAACCTGTTGCGGGCCTTCGTGGACACCGACGAGGCGACGGGCGGCATCGCCGGAAACGTGTTGTGGTTCCGCGCGGCCGGGCTGCCCGAGAACCGGGAGGGCATCGCTGCGTTGCTGTGA
- a CDS encoding reverse transcriptase/maturase family protein, with product MQSAKTVLGVLRERGRRGLPCNELYRQLFNPQLYLMAYGRIYANHDAMTPGVTPETVDGMSQRKISRIIEAVRHERYRFRPVRRVLIPKKNGKTRPLGLPTWSDKLVGEVVRLLLEAYYDPTFSDRSHGFRPRRGCHTALREVAHTWTGTSWFIEGDIADCFGSLDHQVLLSILGEKIRDQRFLRLVHNMLTAGYLEDWKWGATLSGAPQGGVASPVLSNIYLHKLDEFVETVLIPEYTRGDRRARNPAYLELQNLLAKARRRGDRAESRTLRQQMVSLPSSDPNDPGYRRLRYIRYADDHLLGFTGPKAEAEQIKHRLAEFLRDELKLELSQDKTLITHARTGAARFLGYEITTQHNDTKKTGRYRRVNGQIALRVPRDVIKAKCAPYLFRGKPARRNALINSGDHAIVATYGAVYRGIVQYYFLAGDVFRLHRMQWVMETSMLKTLAAKHRSTVSKMAAKHKARIDTTNGPRVCFEARIERKNRKPLVARFGGIPLQQQRSAKVVDRRAVWVDYPQKELITRLLADTCEICGSTGDVEVHHIRALADLARSGWPPSDWARVMLDRRRKTVVACVSCHDRIRVARSAESLTR from the coding sequence ATGCAGAGTGCCAAAACGGTGCTGGGTGTCCTGCGTGAACGCGGCAGGCGCGGCCTGCCGTGCAACGAACTGTATCGACAGCTGTTCAACCCGCAGTTGTATCTAATGGCCTACGGGCGCATCTACGCCAACCACGACGCAATGACACCCGGGGTCACACCGGAAACCGTGGACGGTATGTCACAGCGGAAGATCAGCCGGATCATCGAAGCGGTACGTCACGAGCGATACCGCTTCCGTCCGGTCCGGCGAGTTCTAATCCCGAAGAAGAACGGGAAGACACGCCCGCTGGGACTTCCGACCTGGTCGGACAAACTCGTCGGTGAAGTGGTCCGTCTCTTATTGGAGGCGTACTACGATCCGACATTCTCCGACCGATCTCATGGATTCCGCCCCCGTCGGGGCTGCCACACCGCTTTGCGGGAGGTGGCCCACACGTGGACCGGGACGTCCTGGTTCATCGAGGGCGACATCGCCGACTGCTTCGGCAGCCTGGACCACCAAGTCCTGCTGTCGATCCTCGGCGAGAAGATCCGTGACCAGCGGTTTCTACGGCTGGTGCACAACATGCTGACGGCCGGATACCTGGAGGACTGGAAGTGGGGCGCCACACTCTCCGGAGCGCCGCAAGGCGGAGTGGCTTCCCCGGTCCTGTCCAACATCTACCTGCACAAGTTGGACGAGTTCGTCGAAACTGTTCTGATACCGGAATACACCCGGGGAGACCGCCGGGCCCGCAACCCCGCCTATCTGGAGTTGCAGAATCTCCTGGCGAAAGCCCGCCGGCGCGGTGACCGGGCTGAATCCCGGACACTCCGTCAGCAGATGGTCAGTCTGCCGAGCTCGGATCCGAATGATCCGGGATACCGGAGGCTGCGCTATATCCGCTACGCGGACGACCACCTCCTCGGATTCACCGGACCCAAAGCCGAGGCCGAGCAGATCAAGCACCGCCTGGCGGAGTTCCTGCGCGACGAACTCAAGCTGGAACTCTCCCAGGACAAGACGCTGATCACCCATGCCCGCACCGGGGCCGCGAGGTTCCTCGGCTACGAGATCACGACTCAGCACAACGACACGAAGAAGACGGGCCGTTACCGGCGTGTCAACGGTCAGATCGCACTACGTGTCCCACGAGACGTGATCAAAGCCAAATGTGCCCCATACCTCTTCCGCGGAAAGCCCGCGAGAAGAAACGCTCTGATCAACAGCGGCGACCATGCGATCGTTGCGACCTACGGAGCGGTCTACCGGGGCATTGTTCAGTACTACTTTCTTGCCGGAGACGTCTTCCGGCTGCACCGCATGCAATGGGTCATGGAGACCTCCATGCTCAAGACCCTCGCGGCCAAGCACCGCTCGACGGTGTCGAAAATGGCAGCCAAGCACAAGGCCAGAATCGACACCACCAACGGGCCCCGAGTCTGTTTCGAGGCCCGCATCGAACGGAAGAACAGGAAACCACTGGTGGCAAGGTTCGGTGGGATTCCACTCCAGCAGCAGCGATCGGCGAAGGTGGTCGACCGCCGCGCCGTCTGGGTGGACTATCCGCAAAAAGAGCTGATCACAAGGCTCCTTGCGGATACCTGCGAGATCTGCGGAAGCACCGGCGATGTCGAGGTACATCACATTCGTGCACTCGCCGATCTCGCGCGTTCCGGATGGCCGCCGTCCGACTGGGCACGCGTCATGCTCGACCGGCGCCGCAAGACAGTTGTGGCCTGTGTCAGCTGTCACGATCGCATCCGTGTCGCACGATCGGCTGAATCACTCACGCGGTGA
- a CDS encoding site-specific integrase, which translates to MSHLSPLAPKPVLGRARLRQKVTGRPPRSIPDPLWDELFAAMGCERDRALLDCYVSSGTRAEELLGVRTGDIHWAKPGLYVITKGTRERELVPISPEACVRLARYMDSTGTPEAGEPVWRTRHGEDRPLTYWAMRRVVQRAQQNLRTNWTLHDLRHTAAHRMANGGKLTLPEVQAVLRAMRTSRPPAATWRCGSRRSSTPCWSTTTSRAPG; encoded by the coding sequence ATGAGTCACCTGAGCCCGCTGGCGCCCAAGCCGGTGTTGGGCCGGGCCAGGCTGCGCCAGAAGGTCACCGGTCGGCCTCCGCGCTCCATCCCCGACCCGCTGTGGGACGAGCTGTTCGCCGCCATGGGCTGCGAGCGGGACCGAGCTCTGCTCGACTGCTACGTCTCCAGCGGCACCAGGGCGGAGGAGTTGCTCGGTGTCCGGACCGGCGACATCCACTGGGCCAAGCCGGGCCTCTACGTCATCACCAAGGGCACCCGAGAACGCGAGCTCGTGCCGATCTCGCCGGAGGCATGTGTCCGACTGGCCCGCTACATGGACAGCACCGGCACCCCAGAGGCTGGCGAGCCCGTCTGGCGGACCCGGCACGGTGAAGACCGGCCTCTGACCTACTGGGCGATGCGTCGGGTGGTGCAGCGGGCCCAGCAGAACCTGCGCACGAACTGGACGCTTCACGACCTGCGCCACACCGCGGCCCACCGGATGGCCAACGGCGGCAAGCTCACGTTGCCCGAGGTCCAGGCGGTGCTGCGCGCCATGCGAACATCCAGACCACCAGCCGCTACCTGGCGGTGCGGGTCGAGGAGATCTTCGACGCCTTGCTGGAGCACTACAACCAGCCGCGCCCCCGGATGA
- a CDS encoding recombinase, translated as MEADLLQRRAQAEVEGWIGEIEGIDLTLAFLCAKRDETQRRAQRPTLHLGIPARRRPKASE; from the coding sequence TTGGAAGCCGACCTTCTGCAACGCCGCGCACAAGCCGAAGTCGAGGGTTGGATCGGTGAGATCGAAGGCATCGACCTCACCCTCGCCTTCCTCTGTGCCAAGCGCGACGAGACCCAACGCCGAGCCCAGCGACCAACTCTGCACCTCGGCATCCCCGCCCGCCGCCGGCCGAAGGCGTCCGAATGA
- a CDS encoding barstar family protein, which produces MGGAMRTSGQGSGGQKYALTSDEDDSDFWGFAHEAEGLFTPLPDEEGARRVHLEGCLPQGGLLKSVDHVGSRRAMAGNAWLALLDGDGATMGSYFVNAVTVVDAKASARGTGLVDLTVTLWCENALPGAERAWDLVRTGQLNRTGMWRELAPEERHAWLSVALWSRGYQRQGNLDAPAGHVFTLNGRHIVDEDSFYCAIGEAINGPGGYFGWNLDALDDCLCGGWGATAPFTLHWDASAEARERLAEHVPAGGDRQVALFDLLLEIFEERGVSVSLR; this is translated from the coding sequence ATGGGGGGTGCGATGCGAACATCAGGGCAGGGCAGCGGGGGGCAGAAGTACGCACTGACCTCGGACGAGGACGACAGCGACTTCTGGGGCTTCGCTCACGAGGCCGAGGGGCTCTTCACGCCTCTGCCGGATGAGGAGGGCGCACGCCGAGTGCACCTCGAAGGGTGCCTCCCGCAGGGTGGCCTACTGAAGAGCGTCGATCATGTCGGTAGTCGTCGCGCCATGGCAGGGAACGCCTGGCTCGCCCTTCTCGACGGCGACGGTGCCACCATGGGGTCTTACTTCGTCAACGCGGTCACCGTCGTCGACGCCAAGGCTTCCGCCCGTGGAACCGGCCTTGTCGACCTCACGGTGACGCTGTGGTGCGAGAACGCCCTGCCCGGAGCGGAACGAGCGTGGGACCTGGTCCGCACGGGTCAACTGAACCGCACCGGCATGTGGCGCGAACTCGCACCCGAAGAGAGACATGCGTGGTTGTCGGTGGCGCTGTGGTCCCGGGGGTACCAACGCCAGGGGAACCTCGATGCCCCGGCAGGCCACGTGTTCACCTTGAACGGCCGGCACATCGTCGACGAAGACAGCTTCTACTGTGCAATCGGTGAGGCCATCAACGGACCTGGCGGATACTTCGGCTGGAACCTTGACGCTCTGGACGACTGCCTTTGCGGCGGTTGGGGCGCCACTGCTCCATTCACGTTGCACTGGGATGCCTCGGCCGAGGCTCGGGAGCGGTTGGCAGAGCACGTGCCCGCTGGCGGCGATCGCCAGGTTGCGCTGTTCGACCTGCTCCTGGAGATCTTCGAGGAACGAGGCGTGAGCGTCAGCCTCCGGTAG
- a CDS encoding phosphoadenosine phosphosulfate reductase family protein: MKTVVGRDFADETGAELHLARPYRAGYAMGMRAEESPARAKKPVIELHRMTGKGSIRQVTTWLPIHHLTTDEVWQIHRDHGIARHPAYDMGMRRLSCRACPLAKTEDLIRSAQLNPSLFAEYAEAEQEMGKPFKKSISLRQIIERARS; the protein is encoded by the coding sequence ATGAAGACGGTAGTCGGCCGCGACTTCGCAGACGAGACCGGCGCCGAGCTGCACCTCGCCCGCCCCTACCGTGCCGGTTACGCCATGGGGATGCGCGCCGAGGAATCCCCCGCACGCGCGAAGAAGCCCGTCATCGAGCTGCACCGCATGACCGGGAAGGGCTCGATCCGACAGGTGACGACGTGGCTCCCGATCCACCACCTCACCACCGACGAGGTGTGGCAGATCCACCGGGACCACGGCATCGCGCGCCACCCCGCCTACGACATGGGCATGCGACGCCTCAGCTGCCGTGCCTGTCCGCTCGCGAAGACTGAGGACTTGATCCGCTCGGCCCAGCTCAACCCCAGCCTCTTCGCCGAATACGCCGAGGCCGAGCAGGAAATGGGCAAGCCGTTCAAGAAGAGCATCAGCCTCAGGCAGATCATCGAGCGAGCCCGCAGCTAA
- a CDS encoding sporulation protein: protein MAPTPRRAKLPNLALERLLASSGMSHHAMARRVNELAGQAGLHVAYTHTSVVNWTRRGMAPKAPVPSLIARALGERLGRPVDVAEIGMRTVRENTAGLGLDFPRDTAEAVRHAVHFWSTVEHLDRRAFLNKAFAVGAYATPVTRWLGVPADPGAGHHGSGRVGHQDLAELWQAADEAQRWDSKYGGGTWRASSVTHCLTRRAVPLLHGSYTDQVGRGLFAVTAELARVAGWSAVDTGHHDIAQRHFIQALRMAKAGGAVDIGCHVMANMALQALLRGYHQEAIDMVQGAYDRARSRAGHRVLGFAKLIEARAHAKANDARAASAALATSERCLEAAEQDADEPAWIRYFTHTRLASDAVEVHRDLRNPAAAWRWNAQADAMNPDSFARSVGLRLTVLATTHLQQHELDQGLAVGHRAIDILGRVASARARDYVADITTTIAPWHRERPVAEFLHRARTELALVS, encoded by the coding sequence ATGGCTCCGACCCCTCGCCGGGCCAAGCTGCCCAACCTCGCATTGGAGCGCTTGTTGGCGTCCAGCGGCATGAGCCACCACGCGATGGCTCGCCGGGTCAACGAACTGGCTGGGCAGGCCGGGCTGCACGTGGCCTACACCCATACGAGTGTCGTGAACTGGACCCGCCGCGGCATGGCTCCCAAGGCGCCGGTGCCCTCCCTGATCGCGCGTGCGCTGGGCGAACGGCTCGGCCGACCGGTCGACGTCGCCGAGATCGGCATGCGCACGGTGCGCGAGAACACGGCGGGACTCGGGTTGGATTTCCCGCGGGACACCGCCGAAGCCGTTCGGCATGCCGTTCACTTCTGGAGCACCGTGGAACACCTGGACCGCCGCGCCTTCCTGAACAAGGCCTTCGCCGTCGGCGCGTACGCGACCCCCGTCACCCGCTGGCTCGGCGTTCCGGCCGACCCCGGCGCCGGACACCACGGCAGCGGCCGGGTCGGCCACCAGGATCTGGCGGAGCTGTGGCAGGCCGCCGACGAAGCGCAGCGGTGGGATTCGAAGTACGGCGGCGGGACGTGGAGGGCTTCCTCGGTGACCCACTGCCTCACCCGGCGGGCCGTCCCGCTGCTCCACGGCTCCTACACCGACCAGGTCGGGCGGGGTCTGTTCGCGGTCACCGCCGAGCTCGCCCGGGTCGCGGGGTGGAGCGCGGTCGACACCGGGCACCATGACATCGCGCAGCGGCACTTCATCCAGGCGCTGCGGATGGCCAAGGCCGGCGGAGCGGTGGACATCGGCTGCCACGTCATGGCGAACATGGCGCTCCAAGCGCTGCTGCGCGGCTACCACCAGGAGGCCATCGACATGGTCCAGGGCGCCTACGACCGCGCCCGCAGCCGGGCCGGCCACCGGGTCCTGGGCTTCGCGAAGCTCATCGAGGCCCGAGCTCACGCCAAGGCGAACGACGCACGGGCCGCCTCTGCCGCGCTGGCCACTTCCGAGCGCTGCCTCGAAGCAGCAGAGCAGGACGCCGACGAGCCGGCCTGGATCCGCTACTTCACCCACACCCGCCTCGCCTCGGACGCCGTTGAGGTCCACCGCGACCTGCGCAACCCGGCCGCTGCCTGGCGGTGGAACGCCCAGGCCGACGCAATGAACCCGGACAGCTTCGCCCGCTCGGTCGGCCTGCGACTGACCGTCCTGGCCACCACCCACCTCCAGCAGCACGAGCTCGACCAAGGCCTTGCCGTCGGGCACCGGGCCATCGACATCCTCGGCCGCGTCGCCTCCGCCCGCGCCCGCGACTACGTCGCCGACATCACCACGACCATCGCCCCCTGGCACCGCGAACGACCCGTCGCCGAGTTCCTCCACCGGGCCCGCACCGAACTCGCGCTCGTCTCGTGA